TTAAAACGCATGTAAACCTTCAATCCAGTGAGCAACTGGAAAATATGATCCTCTTACCAGAAACGACGTTTGATCAAGAAGAGGCCGGTGCTATGATCAAGCGACTGGATCATATTCCGACATCGCTGTTGGAGTCCGCCGAATCTCAGAATATCAAGATTCGATTATTTCAAACCAAGTTAACCGATTTTTCTACCACAAGTCACTTGAAAGGAGTCACCCCGAGAGGGTACACTAATAAAAGTATCACGTGGGATGATGTTCCTGGAATAGGTGGTTCCAAGCTTGTTTTAGTAAAGATCGGTCATAGCGGGAAAGGAAAAGGGCACAACTCATATAATCTGGAACTTCATGAGTTCGCCCATAGCATTGATCGGTACGTGTTGACGGATCTGTATTATGAGCTGGAATTCCTACCCCTTTGGAAAAGGGAAGCACCCCGGGTTTTCCCGGGTGAAGAATATTTCCTTCAATATAAAGAAGAATATTTTGCAGAAACATTTGCGATGTACTATTTGAATCCCGAAACTAGGAATCTACTGAAAGAAAAAGCACCCGCAACATATCGATTTTTTAAAGAACTATAAACTAGTAAAAGGTGTGGTCACTGTGAAGCAGTATTTAGACTTGTGCAAACATGTACTGGAAAATGGGACAAAGAAAGAGGATCGGACGGGGACGGGTACGATCAGTACGTTCGGTTACCAGATGCGTTTTGACTTACAGGAGGGATTCCCTCTTCTTACAACGAAGAAATTGCATGTCAAATCCATCATCCATGAACTGCTTTGGTTCTTAAAAGGGGATACCAACGTAGCGTATCTACAGGAAAACGGAGTCCGTATCTGGAATGAATGGGCAGATGAGAATGGTGAATTGGGACCTGTTTACGGTCACCAGTGGAGATCTTGGTCAGGTGCGAACGGTGAAACGATCGATCAGATCACAAACCTCATCGAAACGATCAAACATAATCCTGATTCCAGAAGGATGATCGTCAGCGCATGGAATGTCGCTGATGTGGATCACATGGCTTTACCTCCTTGTCACTGCCTGTTCCAATTCTACGTGGCAGATGGTAAGTTATCCTGTCAGTTATATCAACGATCTGCCGATGTATTCCTTGGTGTTCCGTTTAATATTGCCTCATATGCTCTCTTAACGATGATGGTTGCACAGGCTTGTGATCTGGAAGCAGGTGAATTCGTCCATACATTCGGAGACGTGCATATCTATCAGAATCATATAGATCAAGTGAACTTACAGCTTTCAAGAGAGCCTAAATCGTTGCCGAAGCTTGTAATCAATCCTGAAGTGAAGGACATATTCCATTTCACTTTCGAAGATTTCAAACTGGAAGGATACGATCCCCATCCGCATATCAAAGGGGTCGTGAGTGTATGATCTCGTTTATTTGGGCGATGGATCAGAATCAGCTGATCGGGAAAGATAATGGATTACCTTGGAGACTGCCTGAGGATCTGAAATTCTTTAAAAAGACGACGAACGGACATGCCATCGTCATGGGGAGAAAGACTTTCGATTCCATCGGTAAGCCGCTGCCAAATCGTGAAAATGTCATTTTGACCAGAAATACAGCATTTCAACAAGAAGGCTGCCTTGTGATGCATTCTGTTGAGGAAATTCTGGAGTGGTCTAAAGAAAAAGACAGAGAAATCTTTATCATGGGTGGAAGAGAAATATATCAACAGTTCATCCCCCATGTAGAAAGACTATATGTCACACAGATCCATCATGAATTTGAAGGGGATACGACCATGCCGGCCATCCCTTGGGAAGAATTCACCTGTATCTCATCGGAAAAGGGTGTCAGGGACGAGAAGAATCCTTACGACTATGAATTCAGGATCTATGAAAGAAAATAGATGATCGTCCGGGTGAAGCTCAGATCATAATGGGCTTCCCCTTTTTTTTATTCTCCGGACGAATCGTATCCTGTATAATAGATAAGGAAAATCAAGGAGGATCATGTTGTGTTCAGAATGGTGTATGTTTTGATCTATATGGGGCTGTATCTTCTATATAGCATCCCGACACTTCAAAAGGTAAAAAGACTGGATAGGAACATGTCAGTCGAGGAACGGGACGGGATTGTTCATGATCTCCCTAAAAGGTGGTCCAGAGGAATCATGAAACGGACCGGAAGCAATGTACATATTAAGGGGCAGGAAGCGATTCCAGCGGGGCCGGTCCTGTTTGTAGCCAATCATTCAGGGGATTTTGACGTTCCTGTTTTGTTAGGTTCCATTCCAAAGCCTTTTGGATTCATTTCGAAAATGGAAGTGAAGAAATTGCCGATCATAAGCGGATGGATGGAAATGATTTCATGCATTTTCATTGATCGGAAGAATCGAAGACAGGCCGTGCTGTCGATCCGTGAAGGTGGTATGGTTTTGAAAAATGGGCACTCCCTTTTAATTTTTCCTGAGGGTACCAGAAACAAGGGTGGAGCGTTGAAGGAATTTAAGACAGGAGGGATCCGGATGGCGAAGGATGCAGGCGTCCCGATCGTCCCGGTCGTCATACAGGGGACGGCCGACATGTTTGAAAAACAAAGGCGCGGCATCAAGCCCTGCGACATATATGTCGAAGTCCTCCCTTCCCTTTCTTCCGCCTATGTAGCGGATAAAGACGTAAAGGAGTTATCAATCGAGGTTCAAGGAATCATTCAGGCTGCCTTGGACGAAATGAGAATCGCAGCATAATAAAAAAGGTCCAGCCATTCGCTGGACCTTTTTATCCATTCAAAGGATGAATTTACACATAGAACAAGATACAGAAATACATAAAACCGCTGCCGGCAAGGACGAACAGGTGCCAGATGGCGTGATTATAAGGAAGCTTGTTCCACACGTAGAAGATGGCACCGACGGAGTACATGATCCCTCCTGTTAAGAGAAGTCCGAATCCTGCACCTGTCAAGCTGGCATAAAGTGGTTTGATTGCAATGATCACGAGCCAGCCCATCACAAGATAGAATAGGGTGGATACCACTTGGTAGCGTTGAACAAAATAACACTTGAACACGATCCCCACTATGGCAAGACCCCATACAATTCCAAATAAAGTCCATCCTAGTGCGCCTCTCACACTGACAAGCATAAATGGCGTATACGTTCCTGCAATCAGCACATAAATGGCTGAATGGTCCAATATCGCAAATAGATTTTTCACCTTAGAAGGCTTAAAGCTGTGCAAGAGTGTCGAAAATAAATAAAGAAGTATCATCGAAGCTCCGAATATCGAGAAGCTGACAATATGCCAGGCAGATCCTTCGTGAACGGCAAAAATGATTAACATCACTAATGCCGGAATGCTGAGAATCAATCCGATCCCATGGGTGATGGCGTTCGCCACTTCTTCTTTCCAATTTGAAAAATCGAAATCATATGTCAATGTGATTTCATCCTTTCTACGATCGTCAAATTGATCGCTTAACGAGTCTCATATATTCATGATAATCCTCTTTAAACGATTGTGCAATCATCAACATAGTAAAGGAGTAAAGTATTATGGTTGGATTCGAGTGTGGAATGATGTATATTCCTAAGTAAAGAAACGATGATGAGGTGCCAAATATGTGCGGTAGATTTTCTTTGACGACCCCCTTGGAAGAATTGGTAAAACACTATTTGATTGATGAATTTCTTGAAGACTGGAAGCCGCGATACAATATCGCTCCATCCCAGAACGTCCTTTCCCTTATTTCTCATAAGGGGAAGAGGAGGGCAGGTGAAATCAAATGGGGGCTTGTTCCCCATTGGGCTGACGCCTCTAAGTGGAAGCCATTGATCAATGCCCGTAGTGAAACGCTCCTTGTCAAACCCAGTTTTAAATCCCTTGTGCATTCAAGAAGGATGGTGATCATTGCTGACGGTTTTTATGAATGGAAGAAGGAGGAGTCAGGGAGGATGCCAGTAAGGTTCAAATTAAAAGAAGAAAAGCCATTTGTTTTTGCCGGGTTATGGGACAGGAATGGGGAGGTCACTACATCGACAATTCTGACAACCGAAGCCAATTCTCTGGTTGAAGATGTACATGAAAGAATGCCTGTGATGCTCACAAACAGTGAAGATATTGAGAAATGGCTCAACACCGATGAATATTCCTTTGATCAGGCTGCGTCCGTATTAAAGCCACTCCCAAGAGAAGTGATGGAGGGTTACCGGGTGTCCACCTACGTGAACTCTCCTAAACATGACACATCGGAATGCATTGTTCCGGTATCATCTGAAGGATAAAAAATTTTCATACTTTTGCACGGTTTGACATTTTATGAGGGCTTAAATAGGGTATAATATAGGCATAAACGGGTGAAAAAGAGGATTGATACTTTGCTTACCAAAACCATCGAGTTCAAATCAAAGTATGGACGGAAGGTCAAAATCTCAGAAGTTCCTGTATTGAAGAAAGACAGCCCTCTCTACCTAAGGGTAAATCTCAGGCTGCATCAATTTATCACTAAAGTGATGAATCATAATGGGCCTAAGACCATCTTCAGCTTTAGAGAACATTTAAAGAGAACGACGAAATGGTCAGAGTACGAAGAAATTTATCAATCAGAAGAGTTAAAGAATAATGCATAGTTTTGCAGGGTTCTGATCCTAAAGGCTAGAGATGCCTATGGATCAGACCTTTTTGTATGACTTCCATTCTGTTAGGGGCTTATCCCGGGATTTATATATCGATCCATGTCCTGAGTTAAATGCTTACTATCTATTTAAATCCTCAGCGATTAACGATATAATACTAATGATATGGGAGATAGGATGTGGCAAAATTGACCAAAATTAAGATTGTAACAGATTCGACAGTTGATTTATCTGATGAAGTCGTAAAAGAATTGGATATTCATGTGGTTCCTCTGTCCATTTCAATTGATGGGGAAACATACTTAGATAGAGTAGATCTTTCACCTCTGAGCTTCTTAGAAAAAATGAAGGCCTCGAAAGAATTACCAAAAAGTTCTCAACCGCCTGCAGGGTCATTTGTTGAACTGTATGATGAATTAGGTAAAGATGGATCACCCATTTTATCCATACATATGACCGGTAATATGAGTGGGACCGTTCGATCGGCAGAGTCTGCTGCGGAAATGTCTTCAGCAGATGTGACGGTAGTAGATTCCCGTTTCATTTCAAAAGGATTGGCCTTTCAGGTGATTGAAGCCGCCAAACTTGCTCAAGAAGGAAAGTCTATGGATGAAATCCTTGCAGCCATCGAAGAGATCCGTTCCAACACC
The DNA window shown above is from Rossellomorea vietnamensis and carries:
- the trhA gene encoding PAQR family membrane homeostasis protein TrhA, which encodes MTYDFDFSNWKEEVANAITHGIGLILSIPALVMLIIFAVHEGSAWHIVSFSIFGASMILLYLFSTLLHSFKPSKVKNLFAILDHSAIYVLIAGTYTPFMLVSVRGALGWTLFGIVWGLAIVGIVFKCYFVQRYQVVSTLFYLVMGWLVIIAIKPLYASLTGAGFGLLLTGGIMYSVGAIFYVWNKLPYNHAIWHLFVLAGSGFMYFCILFYV
- a CDS encoding SOS response-associated peptidase, with amino-acid sequence MCGRFSLTTPLEELVKHYLIDEFLEDWKPRYNIAPSQNVLSLISHKGKRRAGEIKWGLVPHWADASKWKPLINARSETLLVKPSFKSLVHSRRMVIIADGFYEWKKEESGRMPVRFKLKEEKPFVFAGLWDRNGEVTTSTILTTEANSLVEDVHERMPVMLTNSEDIEKWLNTDEYSFDQAASVLKPLPREVMEGYRVSTYVNSPKHDTSECIVPVSSEG
- a CDS encoding DUF2535 family protein, which translates into the protein MLTKTIEFKSKYGRKVKISEVPVLKKDSPLYLRVNLRLHQFITKVMNHNGPKTIFSFREHLKRTTKWSEYEEIYQSEELKNNA
- a CDS encoding thymidylate synthase, whose protein sequence is MKQYLDLCKHVLENGTKKEDRTGTGTISTFGYQMRFDLQEGFPLLTTKKLHVKSIIHELLWFLKGDTNVAYLQENGVRIWNEWADENGELGPVYGHQWRSWSGANGETIDQITNLIETIKHNPDSRRMIVSAWNVADVDHMALPPCHCLFQFYVADGKLSCQLYQRSADVFLGVPFNIASYALLTMMVAQACDLEAGEFVHTFGDVHIYQNHIDQVNLQLSREPKSLPKLVINPEVKDIFHFTFEDFKLEGYDPHPHIKGVVSV
- a CDS encoding dihydrofolate reductase, whose product is MISFIWAMDQNQLIGKDNGLPWRLPEDLKFFKKTTNGHAIVMGRKTFDSIGKPLPNRENVILTRNTAFQQEGCLVMHSVEEILEWSKEKDREIFIMGGREIYQQFIPHVERLYVTQIHHEFEGDTTMPAIPWEEFTCISSEKGVRDEKNPYDYEFRIYERK
- a CDS encoding DegV family protein is translated as MTKIKIVTDSTVDLSDEVVKELDIHVVPLSISIDGETYLDRVDLSPLSFLEKMKASKELPKSSQPPAGSFVELYDELGKDGSPILSIHMTGNMSGTVRSAESAAEMSSADVTVVDSRFISKGLAFQVIEAAKLAQEGKSMDEILAAIEEIRSNTKLFVVVDTLENLVKGGRIGKGRAMIGSLLNIKPIASLEGAEYTPVAKVRSHSQVVKYLTAQFVEDVKGKTIRGVGLVHADGMNLAQNLKAKIIEKTGYDQIEIAPTTPIISTHTGIGAIGFMYYTD
- a CDS encoding anthrax toxin lethal factor-related metalloendopeptidase, giving the protein MKRTFIILLIIVTLVILWTHTNATYDGTLLKHSPLKTHVNLQSSEQLENMILLPETTFDQEEAGAMIKRLDHIPTSLLESAESQNIKIRLFQTKLTDFSTTSHLKGVTPRGYTNKSITWDDVPGIGGSKLVLVKIGHSGKGKGHNSYNLELHEFAHSIDRYVLTDLYYELEFLPLWKREAPRVFPGEEYFLQYKEEYFAETFAMYYLNPETRNLLKEKAPATYRFFKEL
- a CDS encoding lysophospholipid acyltransferase family protein — protein: MVYVLIYMGLYLLYSIPTLQKVKRLDRNMSVEERDGIVHDLPKRWSRGIMKRTGSNVHIKGQEAIPAGPVLFVANHSGDFDVPVLLGSIPKPFGFISKMEVKKLPIISGWMEMISCIFIDRKNRRQAVLSIREGGMVLKNGHSLLIFPEGTRNKGGALKEFKTGGIRMAKDAGVPIVPVVIQGTADMFEKQRRGIKPCDIYVEVLPSLSSAYVADKDVKELSIEVQGIIQAALDEMRIAA